In Methanothermococcus thermolithotrophicus DSM 2095, one DNA window encodes the following:
- a CDS encoding MTH865 family protein has translation MITTNHPLYEALEDIQDFKLKLVEFFKDKNVFPIKSKVELANALPCGLSLPCGEIEAGELVKLLNDVDFPIKDAEDLAIKLSNKCLIERKNK, from the coding sequence ATGATAACAACAAACCACCCGTTATATGAAGCTCTGGAAGATATTCAAGATTTTAAATTAAAGTTGGTAGAGTTCTTTAAGGATAAAAATGTATTTCCCATAAAAAGTAAAGTAGAGCTTGCTAATGCATTACCATGCGGATTATCATTACCATGCGGGGAGATAGAAGCGGGAGAATTGGTAAAATTGTTAAATGATGTAGATTTTCCAATAAAGGATGCTGAAGATTTGGCTATAAAGTTATCAAACAAATGTTTAATCGAAAGAAAAAATAAATAA
- a CDS encoding thioredoxin family protein: MLIEVFSSPICPHCPGAERVVEEVVDKLSCDDIEVRHIDVTEDPGSAEKYSIMAVPTIVVDGEVAFVGAPTTQQFEEYLRKKLNR; this comes from the coding sequence GTGTTAATTGAAGTATTTTCATCTCCAATATGTCCACACTGTCCTGGGGCAGAGAGAGTTGTTGAGGAAGTTGTAGATAAGCTAAGCTGCGATGATATTGAAGTTAGACATATAGATGTAACAGAAGATCCAGGAAGTGCTGAAAAGTACAGCATAATGGCGGTTCCAACAATTGTAGTGGATGGGGAGGTAGCATTTGTAGGAGCTCCTACTACCCAGCAATTTGAAGAATACCTTAGAAAGAAGTTGAATAGATAA
- a CDS encoding ferritin — MIKEKIQDAINQQINKEFYSAYLYLSMSAYADSIGLKGFAQWLMVQYQEEMDHAMRFFKYLQDRGGKVTLESIKKPKIEWDSILDVFKDGLEHEQCVTKSINELMDLAMSKKDYATVNMLQWFVNEQVEEEASFSEVLDKLKLIDGDKKALLLLDKDLGQRVYTPPAE, encoded by the coding sequence ATGATTAAAGAAAAAATTCAAGATGCCATAAATCAGCAAATAAATAAAGAGTTCTATTCAGCATACCTTTATTTATCCATGTCTGCATATGCTGATTCAATTGGGTTAAAAGGGTTTGCTCAGTGGTTAATGGTTCAATATCAAGAAGAAATGGATCATGCTATGAGATTTTTTAAATACTTACAAGATAGGGGAGGAAAAGTAACACTCGAATCTATAAAGAAACCAAAAATAGAGTGGGACTCTATCTTAGATGTATTTAAGGACGGATTAGAACATGAACAATGTGTTACGAAGTCAATAAATGAACTAATGGACCTTGCAATGTCTAAAAAGGACTATGCAACCGTAAACATGCTTCAATGGTTTGTAAATGAACAGGTAGAAGAAGAAGCATCTTTTAGTGAAGTTCTTGACAAATTGAAGTTAATTGACGGAGATAAAAAGGCATTACTCTTACTTGACAAAGATCTTGGACAAAGAGTATATACGCCGCCAGCGGAGTAA
- a CDS encoding rubredoxin-like domain-containing protein, which translates to MVWWKCSNCGYLFEADSVPEKCPNCGEKCTFYDVSCYTPECGCQGYDPKLVARKEPRIL; encoded by the coding sequence ATGGTATGGTGGAAATGTTCCAACTGTGGATACTTATTTGAGGCAGACTCTGTTCCTGAAAAATGCCCAAACTGTGGTGAAAAATGTACATTCTATGATGTGAGCTGTTATACTCCAGAATGTGGATGTCAAGGTTATGACCCAAAATTGGTTGCAAGGAAAGAGCCACGTATCTTATAA
- a CDS encoding peroxiredoxin — MGGGMPLIGEEFPEVEVKTTHGIIKLPDHYKGKWFVLFSHPADFTPVCTTEFIGFQNRYKKFKELNTELIGLSIDQVFSHLKWIEWIREKLDVEIEFPVIADDRGELAEQLGMISPYKGNNTVRAVFVVDGNGIMRAIIYYPQEVGRNLDEIVRLVKALQTSDEKGVAMPANWPNNDVLEDKVIIPPASTVEDIKKRKEACEKGEIECLDWWLCYKKLE; from the coding sequence ATTGGGGGAGGAATGCCTTTAATAGGGGAAGAATTCCCAGAAGTTGAGGTAAAAACTACACATGGAATAATTAAACTACCTGACCATTATAAGGGTAAATGGTTTGTTTTATTTAGCCATCCGGCAGATTTTACACCAGTTTGTACAACAGAGTTTATAGGATTTCAAAATAGATACAAGAAGTTTAAAGAGCTAAACACTGAACTAATTGGATTAAGTATTGATCAAGTTTTTAGCCACTTAAAATGGATCGAATGGATAAGAGAAAAGTTAGATGTAGAGATTGAATTTCCAGTTATAGCTGATGATAGGGGTGAATTGGCAGAGCAGTTAGGTATGATAAGCCCGTACAAAGGAAACAACACTGTGAGAGCTGTGTTTGTTGTCGATGGTAATGGAATCATGAGGGCGATAATATACTACCCTCAAGAAGTTGGAAGAAACCTTGATGAAATCGTGAGATTGGTTAAGGCACTTCAAACATCAGATGAAAAAGGGGTAGCAATGCCTGCCAACTGGCCAAATAATGATGTGCTTGAAGACAAGGTTATAATTCCACCAGCATCTACCGTAGAGGATATAAAGAAAAGAAAAGAGGCATGTGAAAAAGGAGAAATTGAATGTCTTGACTGGTGGCTTTGCTATAAAAAATTAGAATAA
- a CDS encoding DsrE family protein: MKTAFLMFNYEKNGKPNMPVMFHALLFASEMKAKGDDVKIILEGEAVKWAKDLLSEDHPLKNHFEKLKDDFVACEACSSMFGVLDDIKDEIKIESDLHGHVSLKGYMDEDYKVVEF, translated from the coding sequence ATGAAAACAGCCTTTTTAATGTTTAACTATGAAAAAAATGGAAAACCAAACATGCCAGTAATGTTTCATGCATTATTATTTGCCAGTGAAATGAAGGCGAAAGGAGATGACGTAAAAATAATCCTTGAAGGAGAGGCAGTAAAGTGGGCTAAAGATCTTTTAAGTGAAGATCACCCTCTTAAAAATCATTTTGAAAAATTGAAAGATGATTTTGTTGCCTGTGAGGCATGTTCAAGTATGTTTGGAGTTTTAGACGATATCAAGGATGAAATAAAGATAGAAAGCGATCTTCACGGACATGTAAGCTTAAAAGGATACATGGACGAAGATTATAAAGTAGTTGAATTCTAA
- a CDS encoding FprA family A-type flavoprotein: MVLKIKDDIYWIGVIDWDIREFHGYETPSGSTYNSYLIKDEKVVLIDTAKHYLVDELIIGIGKVVNPEDIDYIVVNHVEMDHSGSLEKIVEISGAKIITNEKAKEHLELHYNTKNWEFIIVDSGEEISIGKRTLKFIRTPMLHWPDNMVTYCKEDKILFSNDAFGQHVASSERYDYEIEDIFKHAKEYFANILLPYRMLVPNVANVLKDLEIELICPSHGGVWKEKIGEIIEKYVEWSSDNVENKAVIVYDTMYKSTHKLAYAIAEGLIDSGVKVKMYNTSETPLNTIMAGILDAKYVLIGSPTLNTNVYPPVAKFLKYMEGLKPGKKIGVAFGSYGWAEGATEVIKEVFKKLNFEIIEDECLTCKFVPKEEHLKKCYEFGKNLSTKDI, translated from the coding sequence ATGGTGTTGAAAATAAAAGATGACATATATTGGATAGGCGTTATAGATTGGGATATTCGGGAATTTCATGGATATGAAACACCAAGTGGTTCCACATATAATTCCTACCTAATAAAGGATGAAAAAGTGGTTTTAATAGATACTGCAAAGCATTATCTAGTTGATGAACTAATAATAGGAATTGGAAAAGTCGTAAATCCTGAAGACATAGATTATATTGTCGTGAATCACGTGGAAATGGACCACAGCGGTTCCCTTGAAAAGATAGTTGAAATTAGTGGAGCTAAAATAATAACCAACGAAAAGGCAAAGGAACATCTGGAACTTCACTACAACACAAAAAATTGGGAATTTATTATCGTTGATTCTGGGGAAGAGATTTCAATTGGAAAGAGAACTTTAAAGTTTATAAGAACCCCAATGCTGCACTGGCCAGACAACATGGTAACATACTGTAAGGAAGATAAGATTTTATTCTCAAACGATGCATTTGGACAACACGTGGCTTCTTCTGAAAGATACGACTATGAAATTGAAGATATATTTAAACATGCAAAGGAGTATTTTGCAAACATACTTCTGCCCTACAGGATGCTTGTTCCAAATGTTGCAAATGTTTTAAAGGATTTAGAAATAGAACTTATATGTCCATCCCATGGTGGAGTTTGGAAAGAGAAGATAGGGGAAATTATAGAAAAATACGTGGAATGGTCCTCAGATAATGTGGAAAATAAGGCAGTAATAGTTTATGATACAATGTACAAATCCACACATAAATTGGCTTATGCGATTGCTGAGGGGTTAATAGACAGTGGAGTTAAAGTTAAAATGTACAATACTTCAGAAACTCCATTGAACACAATAATGGCTGGGATTTTAGATGCAAAGTATGTTTTAATTGGGTCACCAACTCTGAATACTAACGTATATCCGCCTGTGGCAAAATTCTTGAAATATATGGAAGGATTGAAACCTGGTAAAAAGATTGGAGTTGCATTTGGATCTTATGGATGGGCAGAAGGTGCCACAGAAGTTATAAAAGAAGTATTTAAGAAACTCAATTTCGAGATTATTGAAGATGAATGCCTGACTTGTAAGTTTGTACCAAAAGAAGAGCATTTGAAAAAATGCTATGAATTTGGGAAGAATCTTTCTACCAAGGATATTTAA
- the cutA gene encoding divalent-cation tolerance protein CutA encodes MRKAIIIYATFPNMESAKDIVKSLLEKNLIGCANLREHKAMYVWKGQIEEEDEVGAILKTTDDRWEMVKEFINKVHPYETPAILKIDVSDANKGFLDWIFDVVK; translated from the coding sequence ATGAGAAAAGCGATTATAATATATGCTACCTTTCCAAACATGGAATCTGCTAAGGATATTGTTAAGTCACTCTTGGAAAAAAACCTAATTGGATGTGCAAATTTAAGAGAACATAAGGCTATGTATGTTTGGAAGGGTCAGATAGAAGAGGAAGATGAAGTTGGAGCTATTTTAAAAACAACAGACGACAGGTGGGAAATGGTGAAAGAGTTTATTAATAAGGTGCATCCTTACGAAACCCCTGCAATACTCAAAATCGATGTTAGCGATGCAAATAAGGGATTTTTAGACTGGATTTTTGATGTAGTTAAATAA
- a CDS encoding heavy-metal-associated domain-containing protein, translated as MKELELKISGMSCHMCVNTIKGLLSEVDGIIDVDINLEKGIGVIKYDENKITEDEILKNEAFELYPAEKIN; from the coding sequence ATGAAAGAATTGGAACTAAAAATAAGTGGCATGAGCTGTCATATGTGTGTAAATACAATAAAGGGATTATTGTCCGAGGTAGATGGAATTATTGATGTGGACATAAACCTGGAAAAAGGAATTGGAGTTATTAAATACGACGAGAACAAAATAACCGAAGATGAAATATTAAAAAATGAAGCCTTTGAGCTATATCCTGCAGAGAAGATTAACTAA